GTCCTCTATTATTTCGCGTATCGCCGATATATCCGTTAGCAAGTCATTCAAACAAAACTTGATCGCCCTGCTTATTCTTTTACAAGGTTTCCGCGGCTCGTACTTTTCACAGCTGTCATGAATATTAACAACTGCAACCTTTTTACAGCACCAACCGACCTTTGTTTTATTAAACTGCTTTACTCCCCTCGTATAAAACCTTTCAAGATTTTTGCATCTATAACAGGGGTTATGTTCGTTCTCCATGTTTTCTCCAAATCAAAATTTCTACAAAAATGTATAATTATATTATAATCTACAATTTTGTAGAAGTCAAGAAAAATCTACATATTTGTTGTAAAATGCATATAGGTAAATATTATGAAAAATTACGGTGAAGAACTCAAATACCAACGAAAACGGCGAAATAAAACGCTAATGCAAGTCGAAGCGGATACGGGAATAAGCAATTCCAATCTCAGCCGCTGGGAAAACGGCAAGGTTTTGCCAAATATAGATTTTTGTGTTATATTAGCCGATTACTACGGCATAACGCTTGATGAGCTTATCGGTAGAGATAAGCATAATAACGGATAAATTAAGAATGCCCTCATCCACCGCAAGCGGTCCCCCTTCCCCATTTGGGGAAGGGGGAGTTCGTCAGACTTTTTCACATTTTTCAATCAAACAAAAAGCCGTATCAAGAGTAAAAGCTTGATACGGCTTTATTCATATTCGCTTAAAGTTTTCTTTGCTTCTTCCTTGTTCACAAGAAAGAAGACACGAAACAAAAAAGCAACGCCGATCATAACGATAGACGTTGCTTTCTTTACTTAGCATTAAACGTAAAAGTTTCTTGCCTACTTCTTTTCAAAGAAGTAGGGAAAAATTACACTAACTCGATAAGCGCTTCTTCGGCAGCGTCGCCGCGGCGCGCGCCGAGTTTAAGCACGCGGGTATAGCCGCCGCTGCTGTTGGTATCGATATTCCGCTGCGAATAGCGGATAGCGTACACGTTGAAGATCTTCTCGATCAGCGGGTGCTGAACGTCCTTAGTGCGCTCACGGAACGCCGCTTTGGTCTCGCCGGGCTTCTGCGTTTCGGGCGGATCGTAGACCATAGCCATGATCTTACGACGCGCGGCGAGCCGCTTTTCGCCGTCGAGAATGGTCTCGACCTCGATCTTCTTGCCCTTCTTATCGACCGAAGTCTTGACTTCTTTCTTGACGTCAAGCACGGTATCGACAGCGAGCTGAATGATTTTATCCGCAAGGCGCGAGACCTCTTTGGCACGCGCGTAGGTCGTAGTAATCTTCTCGTTCCACAACAGTGCGGTTACCTGATTGCGCAAAAGCGCGTTGCGTCTGTCGGTGGGGAGGGAAAGTTTTCTCTGTTCCATAATTGTTACGTTTCTCCTATATTAGTCTTCCGAAGCCCTAAGATCAAGCCCAAACCCGCGGAGCTTGGCGATAACCTCGTCGAGCGATTTTCTGCCGAGGTTGCGGACTTTAAGCATATCCTCCTCGGTCTTGCGGGTGAGGTCGGCGACGGTATGGATACCCGCGCGTTTCAAGCAGTTATAGCTGCGCACGGACAAATCCATTTCCTCGATGTTCATTTCGAGCACTTTTGCCTGACGGTCTTCCGAGCGCGACACCAAAATGTCCATGCCCGAAATGGTATCAGACAGCGCTACGAACAGTTTCACGTGGTCTTCGAGCGCCTTGGCGGCAAGCGAGAGCACGTCCTTAGCGGACAGACTGCCGTCGGTCTTGACGTTTATAGTGAGCTTGTCGAAGTCCATCGACTGCCCTACGCGCGTGGGCTCGACCGAGTACGACGCGAACTTGACGGGCGTGAATATGGCGTCGATCGGGATATAGCCGATCGGGCGAGACGGGTCTTTAAGCTCATCGGCTACGACGTAGCCCCTGCCCTTACCGACGTAAAGCGTCATATCGAGCTTGGCGCCCTCGTCGAGCGTGCACAAATACAGATCGGGATTGAGCACTTCGATCTCGGGATCGACGTCGATATCCGCGGCGGTGACGGGACCTGCCGCTGTTTTTTGGATATGCAGCTCTTTTACGAGCGTTTTATCCTGATAGTTCGCTTTGAGGTTGAGCGATTTAAGATTGAGAATGATCTCCGCCACGTCCTCTTTAACGCCTTTGACGGTCGAGAACTCGTGGTCGACGCCTTCGATCATGATACCGATGACCGCCGCGCCGGGAAGATTGGATAACAATACTCGCCTAAGCGCGTTACCGAGCGTGTGGCCGTAGCCGCGGTCAAGCGGCTCTACGACGAACTTGCCGGTACGGTAGCCCTCGGTTTCTTCCATCGTTATTCTCGGCATTTCGATTTCCATCATGGCTTAGATACTCCTTATTACTTGGAATACAACTCGACTATGAGCTGCTCGTTAATGTTGAGGTCGATATCGTCGCGCTTGGGATTGTCAACGATCTTACCGACGAAGTTCTCGGTATCGAACGTGACCCACTTGGGCATGACGATCTTCGCTCCGCGCAGTTCTTTGAACAACGCATTGTCGCGGCTGGTCTCACGAATGGATATCTCGTCGCCGAGCTTGATCTGGTACGACGGAATGTCTACGCGCTTGCCGTTGACAAGGATATGCCCGTGGTTGACGATCTGGCGCGCCATCTTGCGCGAAGCGCCGATTCCCATACGGAAAACAACGTTATCCAAACGCTTTTCGAGCATGGCGAGCATATTCTCGCCGGTAACGCCTTTCTTGGCGACCGCTTTTTCGTAATACTCGCGGAACTGTTTTTCGAGTACGCCGTAAGCGCGCTTGACCTTTTGCTTCTCGCGCAACTGCGTGTTATACTCACTGTTCTTTTTCCGCGTAAGCGCGTGCACGCCGGGCGGAACGGGTCTGCGCTCCATAGCGCATTTCTTGGATACACAGCGCTCGCCCTTTAAGAAAAGCTTCTGACCTTCCCTGCGGCACTGCCTGCAATCTGCACAAATATTTCTTGCCATAATCTATGCTTCTCCTTAAACTCTGCGGCGTTTGGGGGGACGGCACCCGTTGTGAGGAATGGGCGACACGTCGTTGATCTCGGTGACGGCAAGCCCTACGACTTCCATAGCGCGGATGGCGCTCTCTCTGCCGGGACCGGGGCCTTTAACGAACACCTTGACCGAACGCAAGCCGTGCTCCATTGCTCTACGCGCGGCTTCCTCAGCCGCCATCTGCGCCGCGTACGGCGTGGACTTACGCGAGCCGCGAAATTTAAGCGCGCCCGCCGAGCAAGCGGCTATCGCATTGCCCTGCTCGTCCGTAACGGTAACGATCGTGTTATTGAACGACGCGTGGATATGAACGCAACCTTTATCGATATTCTTAGTGACCTTCTTTTTGGTCGTCGTCTTCTTAACTGCCATGGCTTAGCGCTCCTTCTTCTTGCTGCGCGAAACGGTGCGCTTCGGTCCCTTGCGGGTGCGCGCGTTCTGCTTGGTGTTTTGACCGCGAACGGGAAGGTTCTTACGATGCCTTACGCCGCGGTAGCAGCCTATATCTTTAAGCCGCTTGATGTTGAGCTCGACTTCGCGGTGAAGATCGCCTTCCGTCTTGATATTCTTGTCGATATAAGTACGGAGCGCGTTTTCCTGATCACCGGTCAAGTCCTTAACGCGAATGTCGGGGCTGATACCCGTCGCTTCGAGAATTTTGTTCGCCGTGGGACGGCCGATACCGTAGATGTACGTCAAGCCGATCTCGATACGCTTGTCCTTGGGCAAATCAATACCTGCAATTCTTGCCACTTTTTGTCTCCTTGAAAGTTTTGAAAAGATTTATATTTGCTCGCTCCGTCACGAAGCGTGTGGAATGTCGCGCCCGTGATTAAGCGGTGTTTAGCAAATTAGGGAACAGGGCACAGGGCATAGGGGTCAGGGAATGTCTAATTTAATTGTTACCTCTATGACTGTGCAATATTAATAAGTGCGTATCTTTGAGTGCGGAGATGCGAGTTAGGCAAGGAAGTCCGAGCGCCGACCGACGGGAGTGTACACCGAAGTACATGACCGAGGGCGGCGCGACGGCTGACGCCGCATAACGACGCATACACGCGCTCAAAGAATTAACCTTGACGCTGTTTATGGCTCGGGTTCTTGCTGCAAATGACCATAACTTTGCCGTGACGGCGAATGACCTTGCATTTATCGCACATGGGTTTTACGGAAGATCTTACTTTCATGATTTTTACTCCTGTGAAAGATTGTTACTTGTTTCGGGTGAAGCTTAGTTCTTGCTTCTGAACGTTATTATGCCTTTCGTTATATCATACGGCGATATCGCCACTTTGACTCTGTCACCCAACAACACCTTGATGTAGTTGACGCGCATTTTACCCGCGATGGTGCAGAGCACGATTGCACCGTTATCGAGCTTTACCTTGAACTTAGTTCCCGGCAAGCATTCCTCGACGGTGCCTTCGGTTTCGATATTGTCACTTCTCGGCATACAACCTCCTATCCGATACGTATTGTTTTATTCGCTTTTTAAGCGTTGCGTTTGTCGGGTTTTTTATGCCGCTCTCCGCGACTACCCGTAAATGCCGTTTTCGTTTGAGCTTGGGCTTTTCCATGCCGCGGCTCTTGCCGTCCGCTATCAGCACGAACTCGTCGCCCGCCTGTGCCACCACTACGAACGGTTTGCCCGCGTCGTGACCTTTCAGGCTGATCACTATATCGCCGATTTGCATGAGTTGCACAATCCTTGTTTAGTGTAGTGTGTCGAACGGTTACAGTGTTAAGATCTCGGGCTCGCCGTCGGTTACTATAACCGTGTTCTCGTAGTGCGCGGCGTTGCTCTTGTCCTTAGTGCGGACCGTCCACTTATCGCGCTCGACGTACACGCGCCAGTCGCCGCGGGTTATCATCGGCTCGATACATATACACAAGCCGTTCCTAAGCGGTGCGCCCGTGCCGCGCTTGCCGAAGTTGGGGACTTCCGGCGGCTCGTGCATTTCGTGCCCGATACCATGACCGGTCAGCGCACGTACCACGCCGTAGCCGTGAAGCTCGGTGTAGAGCTGGACGGCGCTCGATATATCGCCTACGCGGTTGCCCGCTTTCGCGTATTCGAGTCCGACGAAGAACGCTTTCTCGGCTGCGTCGATGAGCGCTAAGTCGTCCGCTTTGACGTTGCCGACCGCGAAGGTCCGCGCCGCGTCGCCCTGGTATCCGTTCAAAAGTGCGGTAATGTCGACAGACACTATGTCGCCGTCCTTGACCGTCGCAAGCGACGGTATGCCGTGGACGACCACGTCGTTTACCGATATGCACGAGGCGTTGGGATATCCCTCAAACCCCTTGCTCGACGGCGTTGCGCCGAAAGACCGTATGACTTCTTCCACAACCGCGTCGATTTCGAGCGTCGTTACGCCCGGTTTAATGAACTTGCCCGCCGCTTCGAGCGCCGCTTTTACTACGCGGCTCGCCGCGCGCATTCCGTCGCGCTCTTTTTCGGACTTGACTATCATTTAAGCGCCGCCTCGATAGATTTGTTTACTTCGTCTATCGCCTGCATTCCGTCGATGTTCTTTAACAGACCTTTCGCCTGATAGTAATCGACGAGCGGTGCGGTGTTCTCGTTGTAGACTTTGAGCCTGTTCTCCACGACTTCGCGCTTGTCGTCGTCGCGGATAACGAGCTTGTCGCCGCACGCCTTGCAGATCCCGTCGGGCGCGTCCTGCGCGCTCGTCGTATATCCGCATTTGAGGCAGACCCTGCGGCTTGCCATGCGGTCGGCGAGCTTGTTAAGGTCGGTGACGAGGTTGAGCGCGACGTCGATACTGACTATCTCGCTGAGCGCGTCCGCCTGTGCCTTGGTGCGCGGGAAACCGTCGAGAAGAAAGCCTTTTTTGCAGTCGGCCTGCTCGATCCTGTTCTTTAACAGTGCGAGCACCAGCTCGTCGGGAACAAGCTTGCCTGCGTCCATGTACGCTTTCGCCTGCTTGCCGAGCTCCGTCCCGTCCGCTATGTTCTTGCGTAATAGGTCGCCCGTCGAGATGTGCGGTATATTGTGCGTTTTGCAGATGAGCGCCGCTTGCGTGCCTTTGCCGCTGCCCGGCGCACCCATGATTATGAGATTCATGTGTCTCCTTTTTTTCGTTACTTCTTTTGAAAAAGAAGTAACCAAGAAAACTTTACGTTGGAAAATGAATAAGTGTGTTGTTGCTTAGTCAAATTTTGCGTAGTCGCGTCGCAGACGGGCAACAGTCGGTGAGGCGCCGACGGGAGTGTACTTCGCGTACATGACCAAGGCGCCGAGGCGAACGTAGCCCGTATCCGACGATGAATACGCAAAATTTATTTCAAGAAGCCTTTGTACTGCTTCATCATCAACTGACTTTGCAGCTGCTTATCGAATTCGAGCGCGACCGAAACGACGATCAGCATACCCGTTGCGGAGAACGCATTGACAAGCGTCGGGTTATCGAGCACTGCCGCGAATATGACCGACGGCACGAGTGCGATAAACATAAGGAAGAACGCGCCGAACAGTGTGAGGCGTTTGCTTATTCTAGCGAGGTACTCGGTAGTGGGTTTGCCCGGGCGAATACCGTTGATAAAGCCGCCGTACTGTTGGATATTGCGCGAGATGTCCTCGGGATTGAACTCGATCTGTGCGTAGAAATACGAGAAGAACAGAATGAGCAATGCGACGAGGATATAATAGATGGGGTACTTACTGCCCGCGCCCAGCCACGTCGACCACCAGGCATAGAAACTGCTTTCGGGTGCAACGAGCTGCGCTATCATTTGCGGGAAAGTAATGAGCGCCGTCGCGAAGATGATCGGCATAACGCCGCTCGCGTTGAGCTTGATGGGAATGAACGTGCTCTGTCCGCCGTACTGCTTTCTGCCTTTTATCTGCTTGGCGTACTGAACGGGCACTCTGCGCTCCGCGCTGTCCACGAACACGATGAGCATGAACACTGCGATAACCATGACGGCAAAACCGACAAGATCCCATGCCGCGTACGCCGCTTCTTCTGCCGAGCCGGTAAACGCAACCGTGAATTGTGCGATGATCGAGCGTCCCGCCGAAGCGATGATACCGACGAAGATCAAAAGGCTTATACCGTTGCCGATACCGTAATCGGTGATGCGCTCGCCCAACCACATGGTGAGCATAGAGCCCATAACGAGAAGTACAACAACGAATATAGCGATGAGCCAGGTCTGGGTCATAGGACCGAACACGGTGTTCGACAGCATACCGCCGCGCGCGTACGATACCGTAACGCCTATCGCCTGCGCAAGCGCGAGCGCGATAGTGATATAGCGCGTGATCTGCGTGATCTTTTTCCTGCCCTCGTCGCCCTGCTTCTGGTATTCTTGAAGCCGCGGGATAGCAACCGACAAGAGCTGCAAAATAATTGACGCATTGATATACGGCGTTATACCGATAGCGAACAACGCGCCGTTAGCAAGCGCGTTACCCGTGATACCGTTAAGCAGTCCCAAAAGCCCTTCCGTAGCAGTGCCCGAATCCACAGTCGGGTCAATACCCGGAACAGGTATCCAGCAACCCAAGCGGTATACAAAGAGCAGCGCAAGCGTGATCAAGATCTTGATGCGCACCTCTTTGTTTTTGAAAGCGTTTTTTAGCGTTTCAAACATTAGATGACCTCAACAGTGCCGCCCGCTTTTTCGATCTTCTCTTTTGCGGACGCGGTAAACTTCGCCGCTTTGACCGTAAGCTTTTTGGTCAGCTCGCCGTCGCCGAGCACTTTAAGCCCGTACGCTTCGACCTTTTTAACGATACCCGTTTCGACCAAAAGTTTAAGATCGACGACCGTGCCGTCGTCAAACTCGTTGAGCTTGTCAACGTTGATAACCGAAAATTCCTTTTGGAACTTGTTGTTAAAGCCGCGCTTAGGCAAACGACGCATAAGCGTGATCTGTCCGCCCTCGAACCCGGGACGAACGCCGCCACCGCTGCGCGCCCATTGACCTTTATGACCTTTACCGGAAGTTTTACCGAGTCCCGAACCAATACCTCTGCCAAGTCTCTTGGCTTTGGTACGCGAGCCGTCAGCCGGCATAAGTGCGTGCATTTTCATAATTAAGCCTCCGTTACGGTGACAAGATGGCTGACAACATTGATCATGCCGCGCATAGCGGGCGTGTCGTCGACCGTCACCGTTTGGTGAATCTTTTTAAGCCCCAACGCCTCAACCGTGCGCTGCTGCTTTACCAAGCGTCCCGCCGTGCTCTTAACAAGCGTGACGTTAAGCTTCTTGGTTTCGTTTTCTGCTTTCTTAGCCATGTTTATCTCCATATAATAGTGAAGAATGTCGTTGCACATATCTTTATATAAAGTATACGTGCAACAAGTAGTCGACGAGCAATGCGGCGTATCACCGCGAACTCAAACCGACTTGCTTTTTTAGTGTAGGCGCGGCATAGACAAGGAAGTCCGAGCGCCGACCGACGGGAGTGTACACCGAAGTACATGACCGAGGGCAGCGCGACGGCTGACGCCGTATATGCCGATGCATACGCCAAAAAAGTTAAAGGATTTCGTCGACAGTCTTGCCCCTCAACGCCGCCACCTGATCGAGCGTTCTCAAACCTTCGAGCGCTTTCATGGTAGCCTTAACAACGTTGATCGGGTTACGCGAGCCGTAGCACTTGGTCGTGATGTTATTGATACCGCAAAGTTCGAGCACCGCACGCACGCTACCGCCGGCGATAACGCCTTTACCTTCGGGAGCGGGACGAAGCAAGACCTTGCTGCAAGAGAACTCGCCGACCGTTTCGTGCGGGATAGCCGTGCCGTTAAGCGCGATCTTTTTCATATCGCGGCGCGCCGCCTGCTCGGCTTTCTTGATCGCCTCGGGAACCTCGGTCGCCTTGCCCATGCCGATACCGACTCTGCCCTTGCCGTCACCGGCAACGACGAGCGCGGCGAAGCTGCTGTTACGACCGCCCTTAACGACCTTACTTACCCTGCGGGTAGTGACGAGCTTGGTTTTGATCCCGTCGTCAACGACGTCCTTTTCTCTTTTCTTTCTAAATTCTTCGCGTGCCATGATAACTCCTTAGAATTTAAGCCCGGCGTTTCTCGCCGCGTCCGCAAGTGCTTTGACTCTGCCCGTGTACAGGTATCCGCCGCGATCGAACACGACTTCTATGATGCCCTGTTTCTGAGCCTTTTGAGCAACGTCGCTGCCGACGAACTCAGCTTGCTGGGTTTTGGTTTTGCCGTCGAGGTTAGCGCCCTTAACGAGCGTGCTGCTCGAACACAGCGTTACGCCTTTTACGTCGTCGATGACCTGCGCATAGATATGGCTGGTCGAACGGTAAACCGCAAGGCGCGGACGCGCGGCAGTGCCTTTTATGTCGTTACGCAGGCGCGCGTGGCGCTTCATGCGAACTTTATTTTTATCGATTTTCTTAATCATAAGACACTCTCCTATTTCTTGCCTGCGGTCTTAGCCTCTTTGCGGAGGACCTTTTCAGTGCTGTAATGCAGACCGTAACCGTGATAGGGCTCGACGGGACGCTTGGACTTGATCTGAGCTGCGACCTCGCCGACGAACTCCTTGCTGATACCGCTGACGACGATGGTGAGCGGATCGGGGCAAGTGATCGTAATGCCTTCGGGGATAGTGTATTCCACAGGCTTGCTGTAACCGATGTTCATAACGAGCTTGTTGCCCGTTACGGCGCATTTGTAACCGACGCCCGCCACGATAAGCGTTTTGGTGAAAGCGTTCTGCACGCCCGCTACCATGTTGGCGATGAGCTGACGGTACAAACCGTGGTAAGCACGGGTTTGCTTATCTTCGTTAGCGCGCTCGACGTTGACCACGCCCGCGCCGATAACGACGTTAATATCCTTACTGACGATTTCCTGTTTGAGCTCGCCCAGCTTGCCCTTGACGGTGACGACACCGTTCTCGAAGCTGACCGTAACGCCGGCGGGAACGTCAATATGTTTTCTGCCAATTCGCGACATTGTAATTCGACCTCCTACCACACGTAGGCGAGCACTTCGCCGCCTATTTTGAGCTCGCGCGCTTTCTTGTCGGTCATGACGCCGCGCGAGGTGGAAATTATCGCTATGCCGTAGCCGCCGAGAACCTTGGGAAGATTGTCGCTTCCGCAGTAGACGCGCAGACCGGGCTTGCTTATGCGTTTAAGATTGGTAATGGCGTTCGTGTTGCCGCTGTATTTGAGCACAACCTTAATATTGCTGTGCCCCTTGTCCTCGACGATCTCGCTCGAAGCGACGAAGCCCTCGTTGACCAGAATGTCGACTATCGACTTTTTCATCTTGGACGCGGGTATCGATACGGTTTCATGACGCGCCGTAATAGCGTTGCGAATTCTCGTGAGCAAATCCGCGATAGGATCTGTTGTAACCATAACTTATACCCTCCTTACCAGCTCGACTTCTTTACGCCGGGGATTTCTCCCTTGTACGCAAGATCGCGAAAGCAAATTCTGCAAATGCCGTACTTTCTGAGCACGGAATGCGGTCTGCCGCAGATACTGCAACGCGTGTAAGCGCGCGTCGAGTACTTAGGCGTTCTTTGCTGTTTATTTATCATCGCTTTTTTAGCCATAATTTTCTCCTTAATTCTTGAACGGCATGCCGAGCTTGGTGAGAAGAAGTTTCGCCTCTTCGTCAGTCTCTGCGGTCGTGACCACGTCGACGTCGAACCCGCGGATCTTCTCGATCAGTTCGTACGAGATCTCGGGGAAGATCGTTTGATCCTTGATACCGAGCGCGTAGTTGCCTCTGCCGTCGAACGACTTGCCCGAGATACCGCGGAAGTCGCGGACGCGGGGAAGCGCTATCGACACAAGCCTGTCGAAGAACTCGTAAGCCATTTCGCCGCGGAGCGTAACCTTGATCGCTATGGACTGACCTTCGCGAAGCTTGAAGTTACTGACCGACTTTTTGGCTTTTACGAGCACGCTGCGCTGACCGGCGATAGCGTCGAGCTCGGCTTGTGCGAGCTGGATGCTCTTGGAATTGTCCTTGATATCGCCCAAACGCATATTGAGCACGATCTTGACGAGCTTGGGAACCTGATTAACGTTCTTATAGCCGCACTCTTTCATGAGCTGGGGAACGATCTCCGCTTTATAGCGTTTGTGAAGTCTGTAACGCTCGGGATTGTTCGATTTTACGGGCTTGCCGCTTGCCGCGGTCGTGCCTTCCGCCTTTTTGGCTTTGGTCGATTTTTCTGCCATTACCGTTTACTCCTTACTCTGTTTTACCGTCCGAATTTTCTTCGACGGGAACGTCGGCTTTCTTCGCCGCGGTCTTCTTAGCCGCAGGCTTTTTCGCCGCTTTCTTCTCGGTCTCGGGCGCGGCGGCTTCCTGTTCTTCTACCGCTTCGTCCTTAGCCTTTTTTGTTTTCGCCTTGTCCGCTTTCTTGGACTTTTTGTCGGCTTTCTGGTTCACGTCCAGACTCGCGCCGCACTTGGCGCAAACACGCACGTTCTTGCCCTCGATCTCCTGATGGCGAACGCGGACGCTCTTGCCGCACGACGGGCAGATGATCTGTACGTTGCTGCCGTCGATAGGCGCTTCCACCTTCTTCTTGCCGCCCTGGTCGGTTGCCGAACGGGGTTTGAGGTGGTGGGTCGCAATGTTGACGCCCTCGACAAGCACCTTGTTGGTCTTGGGATCGGTCGCAAGGACCTTGCCCGTTTTGCCTTTATCTTTGCCCGTCAAAACCTTGACGTTGTCGCCTTTCCTGACGTTGAGATTGTTCATTAGAATAAATCCTCCAATTACAGCACTTCGGGCGCCAAAGATATGATCTTGGTGAAGTCGCGGTCGCGCAGCTCACGCGCTATGGGCCCGAAGATACGGGTGCCGCGCGGCTGTTTCTGATTGTCTATAATAACGGCGGCGTTGTCGTCGAAACGAATGTGCGAGCCGTCGGGACGGTTCACGCCCGAATGCGTGCGAACAATAACCGCCTTAACGACGTCACCCTTTTTAACGGTGCCGCCCGGCTGAGCGGACTTGACCGACGCAGTGATGATGTCGCCGATATTGCCGCTCTTTCTGAGCGACCCGCCCATGACCTGTATGCACATTATTTCCTTAGCGCCGGTGTTGTCGGCAACTTTAAGATACGATTGAGGTTGTATCATGATTTGCTCATGCTCCTTGATTGTATATTGTCTGGTTTATCGAAAAGCGTTCCCGTTCTCTATATACAGAACGTATGTGAGAGTGCGGAGATGCGAGCAAGACGAACAGCTGGCGCCGAGGCGCGACGGGAGTGTACATAGACGTACATGACCGAGCGCCGAGAAGCACGCAGTTCGTATTGCGACGCATACACGCGCTCGAACTTACTTCGCCTTTTCGATAATCTTACTCACCCGCCAGCACTTATCCTTAGAGATAGGTCTGGTCTCGGTGATTTCCACTCTGTCGCCGACGCCGCACTC
The window above is part of the Clostridiales bacterium genome. Proteins encoded here:
- the rpmD gene encoding 50S ribosomal protein L30; translation: MAKKAENETKKLNVTLVKSTAGRLVKQQRTVEALGLKKIHQTVTVDDTPAMRGMINVVSHLVTVTEA
- a CDS encoding DNA-directed RNA polymerase subunit alpha, which encodes MMEIEMPRITMEETEGYRTGKFVVEPLDRGYGHTLGNALRRVLLSNLPGAAVIGIMIEGVDHEFSTVKGVKEDVAEIILNLKSLNLKANYQDKTLVKELHIQKTAAGPVTAADIDVDPEIEVLNPDLYLCTLDEGAKLDMTLYVGKGRGYVVADELKDPSRPIGYIPIDAIFTPVKFASYSVEPTRVGQSMDFDKLTINVKTDGSLSAKDVLSLAAKALEDHVKLFVALSDTISGMDILVSRSEDRQAKVLEMNIEEMDLSVRSYNCLKRAGIHTVADLTRKTEEDMLKVRNLGRKSLDEVIAKLRGFGLDLRASED
- the map gene encoding type I methionyl aminopeptidase, with amino-acid sequence MIVKSEKERDGMRAASRVVKAALEAAGKFIKPGVTTLEIDAVVEEVIRSFGATPSSKGFEGYPNASCISVNDVVVHGIPSLATVKDGDIVSVDITALLNGYQGDAARTFAVGNVKADDLALIDAAEKAFFVGLEYAKAGNRVGDISSAVQLYTELHGYGVVRALTGHGIGHEMHEPPEVPNFGKRGTGAPLRNGLCICIEPMITRGDWRVYVERDKWTVRTKDKSNAAHYENTVIVTDGEPEILTL
- the infA gene encoding translation initiation factor IF-1, which codes for MPRSDNIETEGTVEECLPGTKFKVKLDNGAIVLCTIAGKMRVNYIKVLLGDRVKVAISPYDITKGIITFRSKN
- the rplO gene encoding 50S ribosomal protein L15; this translates as MKMHALMPADGSRTKAKRLGRGIGSGLGKTSGKGHKGQWARSGGGVRPGFEGGQITLMRRLPKRGFNNKFQKEFSVINVDKLNEFDDGTVVDLKLLVETGIVKKVEAYGLKVLGDGELTKKLTVKAAKFTASAKEKIEKAGGTVEVI
- the rpmJ gene encoding 50S ribosomal protein L36 gives rise to the protein MKVRSSVKPMCDKCKVIRRHGKVMVICSKNPSHKQRQG
- a CDS encoding KOW domain-containing protein; protein product: MQIGDIVISLKGHDAGKPFVVVAQAGDEFVLIADGKSRGMEKPKLKRKRHLRVVAESGIKNPTNATLKKRIKQYVSDRRLYAEK
- the rpsD gene encoding 30S ribosomal protein S4, yielding MARNICADCRQCRREGQKLFLKGERCVSKKCAMERRPVPPGVHALTRKKNSEYNTQLREKQKVKRAYGVLEKQFREYYEKAVAKKGVTGENMLAMLEKRLDNVVFRMGIGASRKMARQIVNHGHILVNGKRVDIPSYQIKLGDEISIRETSRDNALFKELRGAKIVMPKWVTFDTENFVGKIVDNPKRDDIDLNINEQLIVELYSK
- the rpsM gene encoding 30S ribosomal protein S13, which produces MARIAGIDLPKDKRIEIGLTYIYGIGRPTANKILEATGISPDIRVKDLTGDQENALRTYIDKNIKTEGDLHREVELNIKRLKDIGCYRGVRHRKNLPVRGQNTKQNARTRKGPKRTVSRSKKKER
- a CDS encoding adenylate kinase, with the protein product MNLIIMGAPGSGKGTQAALICKTHNIPHISTGDLLRKNIADGTELGKQAKAYMDAGKLVPDELVLALLKNRIEQADCKKGFLLDGFPRTKAQADALSEIVSIDVALNLVTDLNKLADRMASRRVCLKCGYTTSAQDAPDGICKACGDKLVIRDDDKREVVENRLKVYNENTAPLVDYYQAKGLLKNIDGMQAIDEVNKSIEAALK
- the rpsE gene encoding 30S ribosomal protein S5, with the translated sequence MAREEFRKKREKDVVDDGIKTKLVTTRRVSKVVKGGRNSSFAALVVAGDGKGRVGIGMGKATEVPEAIKKAEQAARRDMKKIALNGTAIPHETVGEFSCSKVLLRPAPEGKGVIAGGSVRAVLELCGINNITTKCYGSRNPINVVKATMKALEGLRTLDQVAALRGKTVDEIL
- the secY gene encoding preprotein translocase subunit SecY, with the protein product MFETLKNAFKNKEVRIKILITLALLFVYRLGCWIPVPGIDPTVDSGTATEGLLGLLNGITGNALANGALFAIGITPYINASIILQLLSVAIPRLQEYQKQGDEGRKKITQITRYITIALALAQAIGVTVSYARGGMLSNTVFGPMTQTWLIAIFVVVLLVMGSMLTMWLGERITDYGIGNGISLLIFVGIIASAGRSIIAQFTVAFTGSAEEAAYAAWDLVGFAVMVIAVFMLIVFVDSAERRVPVQYAKQIKGRKQYGGQSTFIPIKLNASGVMPIIFATALITFPQMIAQLVAPESSFYAWWSTWLGAGSKYPIYYILVALLILFFSYFYAQIEFNPEDISRNIQQYGGFINGIRPGKPTTEYLARISKRLTLFGAFFLMFIALVPSVIFAAVLDNPTLVNAFSATGMLIVVSVALEFDKQLQSQLMMKQYKGFLK
- the rplQ gene encoding 50S ribosomal protein L17 encodes the protein MMEQRKLSLPTDRRNALLRNQVTALLWNEKITTTYARAKEVSRLADKIIQLAVDTVLDVKKEVKTSVDKKGKKIEVETILDGEKRLAARRKIMAMVYDPPETQKPGETKAAFRERTKDVQHPLIEKIFNVYAIRYSQRNIDTNSSGGYTRVLKLGARRGDAAEEALIELV
- a CDS encoding helix-turn-helix transcriptional regulator; the protein is MKNYGEELKYQRKRRNKTLMQVEADTGISNSNLSRWENGKVLPNIDFCVILADYYGITLDELIGRDKHNNG
- the rpsK gene encoding 30S ribosomal protein S11 translates to MAVKKTTTKKKVTKNIDKGCVHIHASFNNTIVTVTDEQGNAIAACSAGALKFRGSRKSTPYAAQMAAEEAARRAMEHGLRSVKVFVKGPGPGRESAIRAMEVVGLAVTEINDVSPIPHNGCRPPKRRRV